The Kitasatospora sp. NBC_00374 genome has a segment encoding these proteins:
- the tsaE gene encoding tRNA (adenosine(37)-N6)-threonylcarbamoyltransferase complex ATPase subunit type 1 TsaE has product MGTQTTVTVATPERMNRLGRELAGLLRPGDLVLLSGELGAGKTTLTRGLGVGLGVRGAVTSPTFVIARVHPSLVGGPALVHVDAYRLGGGLDEMEDLDLDVSLPESVVVVEWGEGKVEDLSDDRLELRIERAIGGSATEDGDPRTVTLTGLGTRWDGVDLARLGEE; this is encoded by the coding sequence ATGGGCACCCAGACCACCGTCACCGTCGCCACCCCCGAGCGGATGAACCGGCTCGGACGGGAGCTGGCGGGCCTGCTCAGGCCCGGCGACCTGGTCCTGCTCTCCGGTGAGCTGGGCGCCGGCAAGACGACCCTGACCCGCGGCCTCGGCGTGGGCCTGGGCGTGCGGGGGGCGGTCACCTCGCCGACCTTCGTGATCGCCCGGGTGCACCCGTCGCTGGTCGGCGGCCCGGCGCTGGTGCACGTGGACGCGTACCGGCTGGGCGGCGGCCTGGACGAGATGGAGGACCTCGACCTGGACGTCTCGCTGCCGGAGTCGGTGGTGGTGGTCGAGTGGGGCGAGGGCAAGGTCGAGGACCTCTCGGACGACCGGCTGGAGCTGCGGATCGAGCGGGCCATCGGCGGCAGCGCCACCGAGGACGGCGACCCGCGCACCGTCACCCTGACCGGGCTGGGCACGCGCTGGGACGGGGTCGACCTCGCCCGGCTGGGTGAGGAGTGA